The nucleotide sequence GTCGCCGGGCAGGCCAAGGCGCACATGCACGCACTCACCCTGGCAGCCTTCGATGAGATCGGCATCAGCGTGAAAGACATCGCCCGCCATGTCGAAGTCGACTCGCAGCAGCGTTGCGATACCCAGCACGGTGGCGACTGGGCGGCGCGCATCGACTCACGCCTGCGCAAGGAGGGGCGCCGTGGCCAAGGACATTGAAAACCCCTGCGTCTCGCTGTGCCAGTTGAACAGCGAACTGTGCGTGAGCTGCGGGCGCACCCGCGAAGAGATCCGCAAATGGCGCGGCATGAAGCGCCCGGAAAAAATGGCGGCCGTGCAGAAGGCCACGGCGCGCCTGAAGGCCATCAACAAAAAGAAGAGCAAGGCCCAGGCCTAGCGAATGCCCGTGCCGGCCATGGCTTCCGGCACCCATTGCGCCGTCGACAGCGGTTCGATGTAGCGGATGCCGCCATGGGGACCTACCACGCCGTTGATGTTGTAGGTGCGGCGCGTCAGGTCATAGGTCATGAACGGTGTGGCGTCCGGCACCTGGCGGTCGTAGCTCTGGCTGAAGAATGCGAAGGAGCCGCGATAGAGCTGGCCGTCGGCGTCGTACTGGTCGGAGGCGAGGGCGGCCCAGGTGTCCTCGTCCAGGTAGAAGCGGCGTTTCTGGTAGATGTGCCGGGCACCGGCCTTGAGCTTGCCTTCGACCACGTACACCCGGTGTTTTTCCCAGCGTACGAAGTCCGGCGAAATGAAGTTCGGCGTCGTCAGCGACTTGGCGTTGCGCGCGTAGGTCAGCTTGTAGGTGTTGTAGGGCACGATCATTTCCTGCTTGCCCACCAGGGTCCAGTCGTACAGTTCCAGCGCCCGGGCGGTGCCGGGGTTCGGCGTGTCGTAGGCGAGGATCGAGATCTGCTTGACCCGCCGCTGGCCAGGCAGGTACTGCCAGGCGCGGCCGGGGTATTGCACCGGGTTGCTGGCGTTCTTGAGCATGATCGACTCGCCGGCCCGGCGTGCGGGGCCAGTGTAGGACAGCTTCAACTGGTGGTAGATGTCCGAGTTGTTGAACGGCTTGGACAGGTTCTCGTAGATCGGAAACGACACGAACGCCTCGCCGCTGACCGCCAGGCTCGCCACACCCGCGGCGTCGACGTTCCAGGAGTCGTAGCGCGAATGAATGTTGACGCCCTGGTAGCGCAACAGGAAATTCCACATCGCCTCGGCGCCGGATTGTGGGATGGGGAAGGGCACGCCGGGCAGCACGTTGTCGATGGCGGTGCCGTTGTCCAGGGAGCGGGCGGCGGTGGCGTTGCGGCGACTGTTGTCGAGGATCGCCTGGGGCAGCGACGCCGTGCGGTGCGTCGGGTAGACATCCAGGCGAAACCCCGGATAGCGTCGGGCCAACTCCACGGTGGTGGCGGTCAGCAGGTCCTTGTAGGCGTCGACGTTCCTGCCGTTGATCACCAGCACCGGTAGTTCATGGGCAAAGGGGTCGGGGCGCATGCCGTCGTCCGCCTTGAAACCGGCCGGGGCCGTGGTCAGCCCACCGTTGTAGGGCGGGATGGAGCCGTCGGCATTGCCGGCCTTTTCCGCGCCGACCCAGGTCAGGCTGGTGCCCAGTCGGGCCGCTTCCTGGCTGGAGACGGCGGTATGGGCATTGAAGCCCAATGCCAGCAACGGCAGGGCGGCGAGCAGGCTGTTCACGGGTTTCATATTGTTATTCTCCTGTCCGGCTTCCACGCAAGAGTGGGCGCCGGAGGTTTTTCAGTCGTGACATTAAAAAGCCCCCGGACTGCGGGGGCTTTTCATTTGACGACAGGCGTTTGGCTATTCATGACACGCCGGGGGCCGGGTGTCCGAATGCCTGTTGCTGCATAGAGGCAAGCTTCAATAGCGCAACGCATCAATGACCACGCCCAGCGCCGACGACTGCTCACGCCGATTGGGGTAGTACAGGTGGTAGCCAGCAAAGGGTTGGCACCAGTCTTCCAGCACACGAATAAGGCGGCCCGCAGCCAGATCGCCAGCCACCATGTCTTCCGGCAGGAACGCCAGGCCGCAACCGGCCACGGCGGCACGCAGGATCGGCACGCTGCTGTTGAAGGTCCATTGGCCCTCGACGCGGGCCTTGAGTTCGTGGCCGCCCTTTTCGAAATCCCATTGCAGCAGGCTACCGTGGGTCGGCAAGCGCAGGTTGATGCAGTTATGCGCCGACAGGTCGCTTGGCGTCATCGGGTGAGGTTTTTTGCGAAAGTACTCGGGCGATGCCACGACGGCCATCTGCAAGCGTGGCCCGATAGGCACCGCGATCATGTCCTTGGCCACCTGGTCGCCCAGGCGCACCCCGGCGTCATAACGTTGCGCGACGATGTCCGAGAGGGCGTAGTCGACGGTGATCTCAACCTTGATGTCCGGGTAGTCGGGCAGCACTTTCAGCAGCTTGGGCCAGAGGATGTTGTTGGCCGCATGCTCCGACGCGGAAATCCTGATGTTGCCGGCGGGTGTGTCGCGAAACTCGGTGACCGCGGCCAGTTCCTGGTCGATCTCGTCGAAGCGTGGCGCCATGGATTGATACAGGCGTTGGCCGGCCTCGGTGGGGGACACGCTGCGCGTGGTGCGCGTGAGCAAGCGCACACCCAGGCGCGTTTCCAGGCTGCGCATGGTGTGGCTCAGGGCCGATTGCGAAACGCCAAGCTGAGCCGCCGCGCGGGTGAAGCTGCCTTCGCGGGCGATGACCACGAAGGCTTGCAGGTCGTTGAGATTGGCACGGGACATTGATGAGATCCTCTCATGAAGGCTTGAGCTATTGGCCCATCTAATCATGTCCCGTAGCGATTGGGGTGGTTGAATGCCGCTGCTGGCGTATCCGCGGGCCTCACAGCGTTCTTTGGTAGAACGTCTTGAGCTTGCCCATCGCGGCGTCGACGTACTTGGGCACCCAGTAGGTTTCGATATGGGTGGCGCCTTCGATCCGGAACAGCTCCTTGTCCTGGGTGCCGGTGGCCTTGGCGAAGGCGTCCTCGGTCATGTACAGGCTGTCGGCCTGGGTGCCGGCGATCATCAGCAGGGGCTGCTGGATCAGTTCGATCTGGTTCGTGGCGTCGAACCGCATCAGGTCGAGCAGGCTGCTGGTGGTGTACTTGAAGGTCGAGTTGGGGTGTGCGTGGGTTTTCCAGTAGTACTCGTAGCCCTGGCGATAGAGGGCGAACGGCAGCTTGGCGATCTGCTCATCGCTCAGGTTGGCGTCCCCGGAGTAGCGAACTTCACCACCGGCGGCTTCCTCGGCACGCGCCTCGGCGGCTTGCTTGAGCCGGTCCTGGACGGTGTCCAGTTGCGAGTCGGCGTAGCCATTGCGGCGAACCCGCCCGGAGTTGAACATACTGATGGTTGCCACGGTCTTGAAGCGCTTGTCGGTTTCAGCGGCGGCCAGCGAGTAACCACCGCCGCCACAGATACCGAGCAAGCCCAGGCGTGACCTATCCACCCCGCTGTATTGCGTGATGAAATCCGCCATGCCGTGGATATCCTCGATGCGGTTGGCCGGTTTGTCGACGCTGCGCGGTTGTCCTTCGCTCGCGCCCTGGTAGGCCGCGTCGGCGGTGATGGTGATGTAGCCTTCTTCGGCCAGGCGTTGTGCGTAGAGGCCGGCAACCTGTTCTTTGACGCCGCCGTTCGGGTGGGCGACGACGATGGTCGGGTAGACCTTTGTCCCGTCGTAGCCTGCCGGGGTGTACACGTTGGCGGCGATTTTCAGGCCGTTCAATTGATAGCTGACCGGATGAATGTTCACCTTGCCGGCGTCGTTGCGGGTGATGGCCCCGTCGTACACCAGCGTGAACGGATTCTTTTTGTAGTCCGCGGCGCCGCTCTCTGCCGAGCCGCCCACCATGGCCGCCATCAAGGTGGCTTTGAGTACTGTCTTTCTCATGGGAATTTCCACTGGGTTCAGGTGTGATTGCGTCAGTCCAGATGTTTCTCGGTGAGAAATCCGGACACCAGATCGGCGATCTGGACGTTGTTCAGATCAGACATGGGGAAGTGCGTATTGCCCTTGATGCCTATTTCCGGCAAATGAATGAGCCGCACGTCACCGCCATGTCTGTTCACGGTGTCGCGCCACAACCTCGCCATCGCCAGGCGGGCGCGCCAGCTGTCCTGGGCGGGGAGGTCGGTGGCCTGCTCGGGAATGTTGTCGCCATAGAGCACCAGGATGGGGATGCGGGTCAGTGCCTTGAACTGCTCCATCGGCACCGATGTTCCCTGCACCGTGTCGAATGCGCTGGGAATGGGCGCGGGCACTTCCCCTGCCGGAAACACGAAGCTGCTGCCGGGCTCGAACGCGACGATCGCCTTGACCTTGTCGTTCTTGATGGCGGTGAGCCAACCGGGCCCGCCGCCTTGTGAGTGGGTGAACAGGATGCCGGGGCCGATTCGGTTGAACACCGCGGATACGCCATCGGACACCACACCCATGTCGAACGGGCCGGTGTTGGGCGTCATGGCGCGAAAGAACTGCTCGCGGGTTTGCGCATCCCGAGCCACTTGCGCGTTGTCGAAGTAGTGGGGCCACAAGCCGATCCGGAACTGGTTGAACCACAGTTGTTCGTCCGGTGTGGGTTTGACGGTGGCCTCGACCATGCTGCGACCCGCGTCGCCCCGTCGTGGCTGGTCGATCAGGTAAACGCCGTAGTGGCGTCGCAGGAAGATGTTCTGGAAGCCTTCGCGGCCATCGGCGGTGGTCTCCCAGGTCTTGGAAAACTGGCCCGCGCCGTGCCACATGACAATGGGCAATCTGCGCGCACCGACAGGCACCTGGTAGAACGCGTAGGCGTGATCGCCATGGTAGGTCTGACCGGCCGGGACCATGGGTTGACGCGGGTCGAATTGGCCCGGCGCAGTGGTCATTGTCCCGCCGGCGGCGAAGCTGCCTTGCGCCTGGATCTGCAAGGGCGCGACTGTATCACCCGCGTCTGTGGAGTGAGCAGCGCAGGCGGCCAGCGTGCTGATCGTGGCGAGGATCAGTAAGGGTTGGGTGATCGTCATGCCTGGGGTCTCCCTGCGATTTGATTCCTGGTTTTGTCGATGGGCGGGTACTTCGCCTGACGAGCTTGTGTCGTGGGTATCCGGTACTTCCCGATGAACAGCGAGGCGTCACGCGGTCAGCTTGCGAAGTGACCCTCGCTCAGCCATTCATTCACGTACTCCATGGTTTTGCGCTCCTGCTCGCCTTGCATGACCAGGCCTTCTTGCACTTTCGCTGCGGGTGCATGACGGTTGAGCACCGCGCGGCTGTTTCCCAGGCCGTAACCCCCATGGGTGTTGAACGGGATGATGGTCTTGCCGCTCAGGTCGTGTGTTGAAAGAAACGTGCGCACGACCGGGGGCATGGTTTCGCCCCAGATGGGGAAGCCGAGAAACACGGTGTCGTAGTCGGACAGATCGCGTACGTCGCTTTCCAGCGCCGGCTCGAAACCGCTGTCGCGCTCGTTGCGGGCTTGTTCGACGGTTTGCAGGTAGTCCTCGGGATAAGGCGTAGCCGGACGTATTTCGAACAGGTCTGCCCCCAGGCCACGCTGGATCAGGCCGGCGATCACTCGGGTATTACCCGAGCGAGAGAAGTACGCCACCAGCGTGCGCGAACCGCTGCGAGGCGCTTCGACGTCGCGGCTGTCCGTGCCGGCGAGGGCCAGCAGCGGGGCGCTTGCCAGAGCGGCAACGACGGTGCGTCGCAACGGATCGTGATCCTGGCTCATCACCGATCTCCTAGCGCCCGACACGGGCCTTGAGGGACTCGGGGTAGCGGTCGCCGTGCACCGTGATCTGCGCCAGGGCGGTGGCGATGGACTGCAAGTCGGCGCTGCTCAGGGTCACCTCGGTGCTGCCGATGTTTTCCTTGAGGCGATCGAGCTTGGTCGTGCCCGGAATAGGCACGATGCAGGGCGCTTGCGCGAGCAGCCAGGCCAGGGCGATCTGCGCGGGGGTGACGGCCTTTTGCGCGGCGATTTCGCGCAGCCGGCTGATCAGGTCCTGGTTGGCTTGCAGCGCCTCGGGGCTGAAGCGCGGGACGATGCTGCGAAAGTCATCGCTGCCAAACGCGGCGTCGGCGGCGATGGCGCCCGTGAGAAAACCTTTGCCCAGCGGGCTGAACGGCACGAAGCCGATGCCCAGCTCCCGGAGCGTCGGGAAAATCTCCAGCTCGGGCTCTCGCCACCACAACGAGTATTCGCTTTGCAGCGCGGTGACCGGTTGAACCGCG is from Pseudomonas sp. MYb118 and encodes:
- a CDS encoding alpha/beta fold hydrolase; the protein is MTITQPLLILATISTLAACAAHSTDAGDTVAPLQIQAQGSFAAGGTMTTAPGQFDPRQPMVPAGQTYHGDHAYAFYQVPVGARRLPIVMWHGAGQFSKTWETTADGREGFQNIFLRRHYGVYLIDQPRRGDAGRSMVEATVKPTPDEQLWFNQFRIGLWPHYFDNAQVARDAQTREQFFRAMTPNTGPFDMGVVSDGVSAVFNRIGPGILFTHSQGGGPGWLTAIKNDKVKAIVAFEPGSSFVFPAGEVPAPIPSAFDTVQGTSVPMEQFKALTRIPILVLYGDNIPEQATDLPAQDSWRARLAMARLWRDTVNRHGGDVRLIHLPEIGIKGNTHFPMSDLNNVQIADLVSGFLTEKHLD
- a CDS encoding alpha/beta hydrolase, whose amino-acid sequence is MRKTVLKATLMAAMVGGSAESGAADYKKNPFTLVYDGAITRNDAGKVNIHPVSYQLNGLKIAANVYTPAGYDGTKVYPTIVVAHPNGGVKEQVAGLYAQRLAEEGYITITADAAYQGASEGQPRSVDKPANRIEDIHGMADFITQYSGVDRSRLGLLGICGGGGYSLAAAETDKRFKTVATISMFNSGRVRRNGYADSQLDTVQDRLKQAAEARAEEAAGGEVRYSGDANLSDEQIAKLPFALYRQGYEYYWKTHAHPNSTFKYTTSSLLDLMRFDATNQIELIQQPLLMIAGTQADSLYMTEDAFAKATGTQDKELFRIEGATHIETYWVPKYVDAAMGKLKTFYQRTL
- a CDS encoding flavodoxin, translating into MSQDHDPLRRTVVAALASAPLLALAGTDSRDVEAPRSGSRTLVAYFSRSGNTRVIAGLIQRGLGADLFEIRPATPYPEDYLQTVEQARNERDSGFEPALESDVRDLSDYDTVFLGFPIWGETMPPVVRTFLSTHDLSGKTIIPFNTHGGYGLGNSRAVLNRHAPAAKVQEGLVMQGEQERKTMEYVNEWLSEGHFAS
- a CDS encoding DUF1289 domain-containing protein, giving the protein MAKDIENPCVSLCQLNSELCVSCGRTREEIRKWRGMKRPEKMAAVQKATARLKAINKKKSKAQA
- a CDS encoding LysR family transcriptional regulator; the protein is MSRANLNDLQAFVVIAREGSFTRAAAQLGVSQSALSHTMRSLETRLGVRLLTRTTRSVSPTEAGQRLYQSMAPRFDEIDQELAAVTEFRDTPAGNIRISASEHAANNILWPKLLKVLPDYPDIKVEITVDYALSDIVAQRYDAGVRLGDQVAKDMIAVPIGPRLQMAVVASPEYFRKKPHPMTPSDLSAHNCINLRLPTHGSLLQWDFEKGGHELKARVEGQWTFNSSVPILRAAVAGCGLAFLPEDMVAGDLAAGRLIRVLEDWCQPFAGYHLYYPNRREQSSALGVVIDALRY
- a CDS encoding DUF1329 domain-containing protein, translated to MKPVNSLLAALPLLALGFNAHTAVSSQEAARLGTSLTWVGAEKAGNADGSIPPYNGGLTTAPAGFKADDGMRPDPFAHELPVLVINGRNVDAYKDLLTATTVELARRYPGFRLDVYPTHRTASLPQAILDNSRRNATAARSLDNGTAIDNVLPGVPFPIPQSGAEAMWNFLLRYQGVNIHSRYDSWNVDAAGVASLAVSGEAFVSFPIYENLSKPFNNSDIYHQLKLSYTGPARRAGESIMLKNASNPVQYPGRAWQYLPGQRRVKQISILAYDTPNPGTARALELYDWTLVGKQEMIVPYNTYKLTYARNAKSLTTPNFISPDFVRWEKHRVYVVEGKLKAGARHIYQKRRFYLDEDTWAALASDQYDADGQLYRGSFAFFSQSYDRQVPDATPFMTYDLTRRTYNINGVVGPHGGIRYIEPLSTAQWVPEAMAGTGIR